In the Paenibacillus sp. FSL H7-0357 genome, one interval contains:
- a CDS encoding AAA family ATPase — translation MKRLVIITVGKTHSGKTTFAKKLEQHLHNSVVIDRDDHAEFINTHYKSLLPKQGANTFKNAISRTIVDYAVNESNSHLILCNANRGRKGRFEMLERFHHKGFVSILVHFEIPDDILYSRITNSQRSTTIFRSASNFEEVFSRQQAESHHGDVVAPAAGEADHLFVIKDSHEVQSIIQKITNIAQGL, via the coding sequence ATGAAAAGGTTAGTGATCATTACCGTCGGTAAAACACATAGCGGGAAAACTACATTTGCTAAAAAATTAGAACAGCATTTACACAACTCAGTTGTGATTGACCGGGATGATCATGCTGAATTTATCAACACACATTACAAAAGCTTGCTGCCTAAACAAGGAGCCAATACCTTCAAAAACGCCATCTCTCGGACAATTGTAGATTATGCTGTTAATGAGTCAAATTCACATCTTATTTTATGTAACGCCAATCGTGGTCGTAAAGGTCGTTTTGAGATGCTCGAACGTTTTCATCACAAAGGTTTTGTCAGCATACTTGTTCATTTTGAAATCCCCGATGATATTCTTTATTCTCGTATTACCAATAGTCAGCGTAGTACAACTATTTTCAGAAGTGCGTCTAATTTTGAAGAAGTGTTTAGCCGGCAGCAAGCAGAGTCTCATCATGGCGATGTGGTGGCACCAGCAGCAGGCGAAGCAGACCATTTGTTTGTAATTAAGGATAGTCATGAAGTTCAGTCTATCATTCAAAAAATTACGAATATCGCTCAAGGCTTATGA